A genome region from Glutamicibacter arilaitensis Re117 includes the following:
- a CDS encoding malate:quinone oxidoreductase: protein MGESKVSLSMEILVPSETSTESFDVVLIGAGIMSATLGTMINQLEPTWSIGLFENLDKAGQESSSPWNNAGTGHSALCELNYTAAKADGSVDPAKAIGINEQFQLSRQFYSWAVENKRVADNSFINALPHMSFVIGDDHSKYLQTRYEALKPNALFEELEITNDLDTINEWTPLVAKGRDASQKVAASRVVSGTDVDFGRLTSELTDSLGAAGASVNFGHKVQGIKRSGAGWELTVKDKASGALKNVKAKFVFVGAGGGALPLLQKAGIDEIKGFGGFPVSGQFLRCTDENIINQHHAKVYGQASVGAPPMSVPHLDTRFVDGKRSLMFGPYAGFSMNFLKSTGQLDLPLSLRPHNIIPMLAVGKDNLDLTTYLIKEVLKSRAKKDESLAEYFPEADGSKWELITAGQRVQVIKKDAKKGGVLQFGTEVITSSDGSISGLLGASPGASTATPIMIGLLSRCFPKQFAGWETKLKDMVPSYGQKLNENPALYAEVKAATDKTLGL from the coding sequence CTGGGAGAGAGCAAAGTATCACTGTCGATGGAGATCCTCGTGCCTTCTGAAACGTCAACCGAATCTTTTGACGTAGTACTAATCGGTGCCGGCATCATGAGTGCCACCCTTGGCACCATGATCAACCAGCTGGAACCAACCTGGTCTATCGGTCTCTTTGAGAACCTGGACAAGGCTGGGCAGGAATCTTCCTCCCCATGGAACAACGCAGGTACCGGTCACTCGGCACTATGCGAACTGAACTACACCGCCGCCAAGGCTGATGGATCGGTAGATCCAGCCAAGGCCATTGGCATCAACGAGCAGTTCCAGCTTTCCCGCCAGTTCTACTCATGGGCTGTTGAGAACAAGCGCGTCGCTGACAACAGCTTCATCAATGCCCTGCCGCATATGTCATTCGTCATCGGCGATGACCACTCCAAGTACCTGCAGACCCGCTATGAGGCACTGAAGCCGAACGCGCTGTTCGAGGAACTGGAAATCACCAACGACCTGGACACCATCAACGAGTGGACCCCGCTTGTTGCCAAGGGCCGCGACGCCTCGCAGAAGGTCGCCGCTTCGCGCGTGGTCTCCGGTACCGACGTCGACTTCGGACGCCTGACTAGCGAGCTGACCGATTCGCTGGGTGCCGCTGGCGCCTCGGTGAACTTCGGCCACAAGGTCCAGGGCATCAAACGCTCGGGTGCCGGCTGGGAGCTGACCGTCAAGGACAAAGCTTCGGGCGCACTGAAGAACGTCAAGGCCAAGTTCGTGTTCGTTGGTGCCGGCGGCGGCGCACTGCCACTGCTGCAGAAGGCAGGCATCGATGAGATCAAGGGCTTCGGCGGCTTCCCGGTCTCCGGACAGTTCCTGCGCTGCACCGATGAGAACATCATCAACCAGCACCACGCCAAGGTCTACGGCCAGGCTTCGGTCGGCGCACCTCCAATGTCGGTTCCACACCTGGACACCCGCTTTGTCGATGGCAAGCGCTCGCTGATGTTCGGCCCATACGCCGGCTTCTCGATGAACTTCCTGAAGTCCACCGGCCAGCTGGATCTGCCGCTGTCCCTGCGTCCGCACAACATCATACCGATGCTGGCTGTTGGCAAGGACAACTTGGATCTGACCACTTACCTGATCAAGGAAGTTCTCAAGTCCCGCGCCAAGAAGGACGAGTCGCTGGCGGAGTACTTCCCTGAAGCCGATGGCTCCAAGTGGGAACTGATCACCGCTGGCCAGCGTGTCCAGGTCATCAAGAAGGATGCCAAGAAGGGCGGCGTACTGCAGTTCGGCACCGAGGTCATCACTTCCTCGGATGGCTCGATCTCCGGTCTGCTCGGCGCTTCGCCAGGTGCATCCACGGCAACCCCGATCATGATCGGCCTGCTCTCGCGCTGCTTCCCCAAGCAGTTCGCTGGCTGGGAGACCAAGCTCAAGGACATGGTTCCTTCCTACGGCCAGAAGCTGAACGAAAACCCAGCGCTCTACGCTGAGGTCAAGGCAGCCACCGATAAGACTCTGGGCCTGTAA